Proteins co-encoded in one Plasmodium coatneyi strain Hackeri chromosome 7, complete sequence genomic window:
- a CDS encoding Serine/threonine protein kinase translates to MKDCSSMRKDSAVWGALKGGVSDSTESSIIAKSTDGDKNSLTSGRCISREEAQTEEDQLGGVNRGSKNQHEDKMSDEGVPPQNDQNADAENVHRTHIDTLRKLKSNPEINLKRGEEIVKNVCMFVSDDLALKRKIKAPTEKFIKQLSMNAFHLYFPPYSCCYNQISMALLYLSGDVGDILIGLKYLIENLDEINFLVLNFLAKLKKKKKVKRNQVVLHLIEFLQNRLCEENLNYKYSRENMLDFYDNLMHSKRTFFEAGLVKDAVDVKDLRLIYLYTHGIRMKRESSFVKEVLHPSSDFPAEEDNFSREVNGRNFVIANSGHELNFKCRKKKKKKKLMGEIPVPNVHLGLHSCFREKSIYDVGSCDLFFLKKKMCKYISKCVGRYMKGRNMCRYGDTDICSCLSSIIVSVFSDAKLREKVNIAKKEVKSVKNALIKIKRIENLVDRMIKYDPENVISTGGDTLPQRASQEAHKRHADGERDRSQVKRKRSQVEAELPEEEPPQKTSGEVATSNCCDTRERTFSEIFSSENRKKKKKRKEKCNENDADRAGQEEDSDAESEESEESEESIKTHYYENYDFNFVFLGSVKKGSDRHRSLLFKLLCDSVDIPCRFVRYVKNHRVKYFNLVLIPSLPEQNIPECIIPIFWEEKTKTKTNSSAQSKITISNFTNNVKMPLGYIDSFFLKVWEGNNEVVNLDEHFIFERKLGVGGFGEVWDVSLKEDREVQTSFFFPSIKDTTHFALKIMDMNEFNLNESVILREKAHTNVVKIYCTFKGYQLLMNRQHQEERKECLCFLLQLADTSLEKVFCDKGAAYNLNFVRLTLLEIANVMSFIHKENSKQEFYIYRDLKPDNVLIKGKKILLTDFNLSRKVDQDFEYLMSQCCGTKGHLAPEQKSVAYNRTVDVWAFAVIVSKFLKHKNFHYFSHGGYKVDLKHFEIQDKFLINLLLSCIDENPFMRPTFGDISRMLINEIVRNELERYGRATLLKTAWEK, encoded by the exons ATGAAGGACTGCTCGAGTATGCGTAAAGACAGCGCTGTTTGGGGAGCCCTCAAAGGCGGCGTCAGTGATAGTACGGAGAGCAGCATTATTGCGAAGTCCACTGATGGAGATAAAAATAGCCTGACCAGTGGCAGGTGCATCAGCAGGGAAGAAGCACAAACGGAGGAAGACCAGTTAGGCGGTGTCAACAGGGGAAGTAAAAACCAGCATGAAGATAAAATGAGCGATGAAGGTGTTCCCCCGCAGAATGATCAAAATGCAGACGCAGAAAACGTACACAGGACCCACATCGACACGCTAAGGAAGCTGAAGTCAAACCCAGAAATA AATCTAAagagaggggaagaaatcGTTAAGAATGTCTGTATGTTCGTTTCGGACGATCTGGcattaaagagaaaaattaaagccCCGACGGAGAAGTTTATAAAGCAGCTCTCCATGAACGCCTTCCATTTGTACTTCCCCCCGTATAGCTGCTGTTACAACCAAATTTCAATG GCCCTGCTTTACCTCAGCGGAGACGTAGGTGACATCCTCATTGGGCTCAAATACTTGATAGAGAATCTGGACGAAATAAACTTTTTAGTGTTGAACTTTCTTGCTAaactgaaaaagaaaaaaaaagtgaagaggAACCAAGTGGTCCTGCACCTCATTGAGTTTCTGCAAAATAGACTTTGCGAAGAAAActtaaattataaatacagCCGGGAGAACATGTTGGACTTTTACGATAATCTCATGCATAGCAAGAGGACTTTCTTCGAGGCAG GCCTTGTGAAAGACGCGGTGGACGTGAAGGACCTCAGGCTAATCTACCTCTACACGCACGGCATTCGGATGAAGAGAGAAAGCAGCTTCGTGAAGGAGGTACTCCACCCGAGTAGTGACTTTCCCGCCGAAGAGGACAATTTTTCCCGCGAAGTGAATGGACGAAACTTTGTAATTGCAAACAGCGGACACGAATTAAATTtcaaatgtagaaaaaaaaaaaaaaaaaaaaaattgatgggAGAAATCCCCGTCCCGAATGTACACCTAGGGTTACACTCATGCTTTAGAGAAAAATCCATCTACGATGTAGGAAGTtgtgatttattttttttaaaaaaaaaaatgtgtaaatatatttccaAATGTGTTGGGAGGTACATGAAGGGTCGGAACATGTGCAGATACGGCGACACCGATATTTGCAGCTGCCTCTCCAGCATCATTGTAAGCGTATTCAGTGACGCCAAACTAAG GGAAAAGGTTAACATTGCCAAGAAGGAAGTCAAGAGTGTTAAAAATGCTTTGATTAAAATTAAGAGGATAGAAAATTTGGTAGACAGGATGATCAAGTACGACCCTGAAAATGTGATCTCTACGGGGGGAGACACCCTCCCCCAGAGAGCAAGCCAAGAGGCACACAAACGTCACGCAGATGGGGAGAGGGATAGAAGCCAAGTGAAAAGGAAGCGCTCTCAAGTGGAAGCAGAACTTCCCGAGGAGGAACCCCCCCAAAAGACGAGCGGTGAAGTGGCCACTTCAAATTGTTGCGACACTCGCGAAAGGACATTCTctgaaatattttcctcagaaaatcgaaaaaaaaaaaaaaaaagaaaagaaaaatgcaatgAAAATGATGCGGACAGGGCGGGTCAAGAAGAAGACTCCGATGCAGAAAGTGAGGAAAGTGAAGAAAGCGAAGAAAGCATAAAAACGCACTACTACGAAAACTACgattttaattttgtattcctgggaagtgtaaaaaagggatCCGATCGGCACAGGTCTCTGTTGTTTAAG CTGCTTTGCGATTCGGTGGACATCCCCTGCAGATTTGTCCGTTATGTGAAGAACCACAGGGTCAAGTACTTCAACCTCGTCTTAATTCCCTCCCTTCCAG AGCAAAACATCCCCGAGTGCATTATCCCCATCTTTTGGGAGGAGAAGACAAAAACGAAAACCAACTCAAGTGCGCAGTCAAAGATCACCATTTCGAACTTTACCAATAATGTGAAAATGCCTCTTGGGTACATtgatagtttttttttgaa AGTATGGGAGGGGAACAACGAAGTTGTAAACCTAGACGAGCACTTCATCTTTGAGAGAAAGTTAGGAGTGGGTGGATTTGGCGAAGTGTGGGACGTGTCCCTCAAGGAGGATAGAGAAGTTCAAAcctcatttttctttccgagCATAAAAGACACAACGCACTTCGCGTTGAAAATTATGGACATGAA cGAATTCAACCTGAACGAGTCTGTGATTCTGCGGGAGAAGGCACACACCAACGTCGTGAAGATTTACTGCACCTTCAAGG GCTACCAACTGCTGATGAACAGGCAGCACCAGGAGGAGAGGAAGGAGTGTCTCTGCTTCCTGTTGCAGCTGGCCGACACGTCATTGG AAAAGGTCTTCTGCGATAAGGGAGCGGCATACAACCTTAATTTCGTGCGACTGACTCTGTTGGAGATAGCCAA TGTAATGTCCTTCATTCACAAGGAAAATTCCAAACAGGAATTTTACATATATCGGGATTTGAAGCCAGACAACGTGTTGATAAAG GGGAAGAAGATCCTCCTGACGGATTTTAACCTGTCCAGGAAGGTCGACCAAGACTTCGAATACCTTATGAGTCAGTGTTGTGGCACAAAGGGTCACTTGGCCCCTGAGCAGAAAAGCGTGGCTTACAACAGGACTGTTGACGTTTGGGCCTTTGCAGTTATTGTgtccaaatttttaaagcacaaaaattttcactacTTTTCGCATGGGGGATATAAGGTGGACTTGAAGCATTTTGAGATTCAG GACAAATTCCTGATAAACCTGCTGCTCTCCTGCATCGACGAGAACCCCTTCATGCGGCCCACATTTGGGGACATTTCCCG GATGCTTATTAACGAAATTGTGAGGAATGAGCTGGAGAGATATGGGCGGGCCACCCTTTTGAAGACAGCTTGGGAAAAGTAG